One genomic region from Penaeus monodon isolate SGIC_2016 chromosome 24, NSTDA_Pmon_1, whole genome shotgun sequence encodes:
- the LOC119588530 gene encoding uncharacterized protein LOC119588530 yields the protein MANDSSKGRKWVFFAIALIILSFPFYLYRGVGFSKTAVSVGGTKAVVDSKLVLRLESLAAQLDPRDALSRPHKAWDFSAWLPNTPRPTASAQGERHVCAEVYLGNKYDWPLYQHGMEQEQCHDVPPFSSVLTAVLPATSWPDDVLELVLAQITKLYEIPVVVLVRKGGGGAANGSQVSFVEMDSGLSDSENLNAAVSKVTTPFVLLAESLAHFSNQSSLERLVRVLDDLDHVQVAGGAARDTQGHWSHGCLQQHMANYQAKYTMGYYHSKYECMYCDDLLTPFVTRTKLLHSLAFSAGLSGQAVYRDWFAKVRGAGHLAVLCPDVMFFVGGHVNMTADDWLPVARRWALERVQAFDGREHVFSCESVGISCRNPLGIIQSYLLPPCCVAEMEELIGYLVSYAEQNHLDYELHAGSVLGAIKLGQYLPWDYDTDIVVNCHQFNKWMQINAYLKTRRIKCKMRVTKKDIYITIFCPHFFLEVVCHEGRNHSRVHLPAEYRDIPTQALYSGRWINVRSNPGLYCRNAMGLEVLRHAAHWRTLKTSTEAKARGGYDSPGTWNKCKDPSHHSCLDKYPGDGNLPFTQPFLRP from the exons ATGG CCAACGACAGCAGTAAGGGCAGAAAATGGGTCTTTTTCGCCATAGCGTTGATAATCCTGTCATTCCCTTTCTACTTGTACCGGGGAGTTGGCTTCAGCAAGACGGCAGTGAGCGTGGGAG GCACCAAGGCCGTGGTAGACTCCAAGTTGGTTCTTCGTCTGGAGTCGCTGGCAGCCCAGTTAGACCCCAGGGACGCCTTGTCAAGACCCCACAAGGCCTGGGACTTCTCCGCTTGGCTCCCCAACACGCCACGGCCTACTGCCAGTGCGCAGGGGGAGCGTCACGTGTGCGCGGAGGTGTATTTGGGCAACAAGTACGACTGGCCCCTTTACCAGCATGGGATGGAGCAGGAGCAGTGCCACGACGTCCCGCCCTTCAGCTCTGTCCTGACGGCGGTCCTCCCTGCGACGTCTTGGCCAGACGATGTCCTCGAGCTGGTTCTTGCGCAGATCACGAAGCTCTATGAGATCCCTGTGGTCGTCCTGGTGCggaaggggggaggcggagcGGCCAACGGGAGCCAGGTGAGCTTCGTAGAGATGGACAGCGGCCTCTCGGACTCTGAGAATCTCAACGCCGCTGTGTCAAAGGTCACCACGCCCTTCGTGCTGCTGGCGGAGTCGCTGGCGCACTTCAGCAACCAGTCGTCACTGGAGCGCCTCGTGCGGGTGCTGGACGACCTGGACCACGTGCAGGTGGCCGGGGGCGCCGCGAGGGACACGCAAGGCCACTGGAGCCACGGCTGTCTGCAGCAGCACATGGCCAACTACCAGGCCAAGTACACAATGGGCTACTACCACTCCAAGTACGAGTGCATGTACTGCGACGACCTCCTGACCCCCTTCGTCACCAGAACCAAGCTGCTTCACTCGCTCGCCTTCAGTGCCGGTCTCAGCGGACAGGCTGTGTACCGAGACTGGTTCGCCAAGGTGCGCGGCGCAGGCCACCTGGCCGTGCTCTGCCCCGACGTCATGTTCTTCGTCGGCGGCCACGTCAACATGACGGCCGACGACTGGCTCCCCGTGGCCCGCCGCTGGGCCCTGGAGAGGGTGCAGGCCTTCGACGGCCGAGAACACGTCTTCAGCTGCGAGTCGGTGGGCATCTCGTGCAGGAATCCTCTGGGCATCATCCAAAGCTATCTGCTGCCGCCGTGTTGCGTCGCAGAGATGGAGGAGCTGATTGGCTATCTCGTCAGCTACGCGGAGCAGAATCACCTGGATTACGAGCTGCACGCAGGCTCGGTCCTCGGGGCTATAAAGCTGGGCCAGTACCTTCCTTGGGACTACGACACAGACATCGTTGTCAACTGTCATCAGTTTAACAAATGGATGCAGATTAACGCATACCTGAAAACTAGGAGAATTAAGTGCAAAATGAGAGTTACGAAAAAAGATATCTATATCACAATTTTCTGCCCACACTTCTTTCTAGAAGTTGTCTGCCATGAAGGGAGAAACCACAGCCGAGTCCACCTTCCGGCCGAGTATAGAGACATCCCGACACAGGCCTTGTACTCCGGCCGATGGATCAACGTCAGGAGCAACCCGGGACTCTACTGCAGGAACGCCATGGGCCTGGAGGTGCTCCGCCACGCGGCGCACTGGAGGACGCTCAAGACGTCCACGGAGGCGAAGGCCAGGGGCGGCTACGACAGCCCGGGGACCTGGAACAAGTGTAAGGACCCGAGCCATCACTCCTGTCTGGACAAATATCCTGGGGACGGAAACCTGCCCTTCACTCAGCCTTTCCTGCGCCCGTAG